The Gossypium hirsutum isolate 1008001.06 chromosome A13, Gossypium_hirsutum_v2.1, whole genome shotgun sequence nucleotide sequence AGCTTTGGTGTCCATCGCTCCTTATCGTATGACACCGAAAGAGCTTAGGGAACTTAACGCTCAACTTCAAAAGCTTTTGGATCGTGGATTTattcgtcctagtgtgtctccgtgaggggcaccaattttatttgtaaagaaaaaagacggtaccatgaggatgtgtatcgactaccggcagttgaataagttaactgtgaagaataagtacccactttcgaagatcgatgatttgtttgattagtttttTGGGGCttcaatattatcagaaatagaTCTCCGCTCTAGGTATCATCAGTTTAATGTTAAGGAAACTAATGTTCATAAGATGGGTTttaagactcgttatgggcactacgagttcctagttatgccctttggtttgatgAATGCTCCGGCTACATTCATAGATCTGATGAACCAGGTTTTCCAACTATATTTGGATAAGCTCATCGTAGTATTCATCAACGATATTCTAGTATACTTTAAGACTGGAGAtaagcatgatgaacatcttagagTAGTACTTCAGATACTTCGAGAGAAACAGCTCTACGCAAAGTTGAGCAAGCGTGAATTCTAGTTATGAGAAGTAACTTTTTTAAGGCATGTTTCTGCTGAGAGGATCTGAGTTAATCCTAAAAAGATTAAGGTTGTACTTGATTGGAAATAGTCTAGGAATGTTTCTAAGATCCGCAATTTTCTAGGTCTTGCAGGTTATTATTGGAGTTTTTTTAGGGGTTCTCATTGATTGCAGCTCTTTTAACTAAGCTTTTACGCAAGAATGTTCCTTCTATCTAGACTGATGCACAACAATCGAGCTTTGAAAAGCTTAAGATTGTTCTGACTCAGGCTCCTATTCTAATAAAGCCTGAATCTGGTAAGGAATTTGTAGTGTATAGTCATACATCGCATCTCGGTCTGGagtgtgttctgatgcaagatagtaaggttgtggcttatacGTCCCAACAGCTTAAGTCACACGAGGGAAATTATCCGACACATTATCTCGAATTGGCTACTGTGGTCTTTGCTTGAAAGatctagaggcattatctgtatggtgacgtgtatcatctacaccgataacaagagcctcaagtacctccttactcaaaaggagttgaatcttataCAGCGTaaatggattgagttgcttaaggactatgattgtacgatagagtatcatccaaGTAAGGTCAACGTGGTAGCTGATACTCTCAGTCGTAGAGAGATGtctgatttgagggcgatgtttgctcgtctaagtctgtTTGAGGATGGAAGTTTGTTAGCCGAGTTACAAGTTCAGTCGACTTGGATTAATTAGATTCGTGATAAACAGTTAGGGGATGGTTCTTTGGTTCTACGTTTCTTTCAAGTTGAGAATGGCAGCATGTCTGATTTTGGATCAAATTTATTTCTCGTTGTCtaacgtgccagcaagttaagacTAAGCattagttaccttcgggtttgctccaACCCATAAGATTCTTTATGAAAATGAGAACGTATGACTACAaatttcgttagtgggttacctttAACATCTACTAAGAATGATTAtgtatgggttattgtggatcgattgaccaaatccaTCCATTTTATTCCGGTTCTATTCTCTGTAGAAGTTAGCCAAGCTCTACATTTCTAAGATTGTGAAACTTCACAGGGTTCCGATTTCGATAATTTCTGATAGGTATGCTCGCTTCactttgcgattttggaagaaacttaatgaaactttaagtttgatattagacttcagtactacgTTCCATCATCAGATCAATAGCCAATCTGAgaaggtgattcagatactggaggatatgctttgAGGTTGTGTGATTTATTTTCAAGGTAATTGGGAGAATTTTCTGCTTCTAgctgagtttgcatacaacaacaattttcagtctaacatccagatggcaccttacgaggctttgtatagtcgtaagtgtcgtactccgaTGTGTTAGACTGAattgggtgaacgacaggtttTGGATCTTGAGTTAGTTTTCGATATTGAAGATAAGGTTAAATTAATTCGGGATCATCTTAAGgcagcttctgatagacagaagtcttatgcggatttgaaaatgAAGGACATTGAGTACTCTGTAGGGGATTACGTGTTCCTTAAGGTATCTCCGTGAAAGAAAGTTCTGCGGTTCGgatgtaagggcaagttgagccttaggtttattgggccatatcggattctgaagcgtgtgggactggtcgcttatcagttagagctacctctggAGTTAAAccgtatccatgatgtgtttcatgtctcaATATTGAGGCAGTATCGCTTTGATTCATCTCACGTAGTTTctattgaggagatcgaggttagacccGATTTGGCATTTGAGAATGAGCCAATTCAGATTTTGGATCGGGATGTAAAGATTCTGAGGAGGAAGTTTATCCTATTAGTTAAGGTTATGTGGCAAATTCATGGCActgaagaagccacgtgggaacctgagaactcaatgcgtcagcagtatcctcatctgttcggatcaggtaaatttcgaggttgaaatttcttttagggggtggagttgtaacgccctgaattatttaattttgtttctattaATTCTGTAAAAAATGAGTATCTGCTTCAATGGCTAAGTGTTTTGGATGTGTGATTTaagtcttaggttcaagtctCAGTCTTATAAAtttctgttattttttatcctagcctATTCATTGGCAATTgggcttatattttattttcagtaaactcatattagaataagcctgctggttcgagtggtaagatGTTAGCTTGTCctaaggtcttgtgtttgaatcatCGTACGAACATGAATGTTAATTTTTGCTTTGGTTGTCTAATAAAGGTTTGGTGGAGTTGGGATTTTGAGGTAGTTGGATGTGGTTTGTGGGTAGGATTGTATAGGATAAGGTGGTTAGTGGATGGAGTTGGgggaaattttgtttatttttttaatttttttcccctttCCCAAAAGTTCCATAATTCTGATTTttttcctctcatcttttcttttcctctcctAAGTAAATTTTCCTTCTCTCCATTCTTCAAATTTTGAAACCGTGCGTTATTGTTTGATTGATCAGTACTGTGGTTCATCTATTGTTTCTTTTTGTCCCAGTTTTTTATTCGGGGAAGACCAAAGGGCTTGGAATTGTCCGTTGGTAACTTAGTTGCGTGGAACTATCGTTGTTCTATTGAAGGTTCTGGTTATCTCATGAGAGCGTTTGCATTAAATCCAAATCAAGTAATCATCAGACATAGGCGAGTCAGTACGACAGAGACTTAACGGTGACCACTAGCCTAGAAACTAATTCTTAACTAtcagtttattttaaaatctagattgttttgagagttttgtaatttttggactcttCAGACTTTTCTATTcttaattttggttttgggtgTGTTTTGACTTCTAAACTGCGACATTTGACAAAATCAAGGTTTGAcgcaaataaatgttttattaaaatacaaACTTGGTTTCAAAATATAACAACTTTTAAGATTTCCGCTGCAAATTAAGTTTTCCTAAAAGAATAAATTATCGACGGTTTTAGTAATAAACATGTTAACTGATATGTTTTATAAAATCTGGACTTTTTCTTAGTGATAAACTATACGaggttttaatataatataattgatttcaaaatagttcattgtaacacttttaaattcggccataacgtctatgCTAGGTTTGTCGTGTTACAAGTGGCCAACATCGAGGGTGATGGTGAGGGAGCTGAGAGGGATGAAGAAAAATTGTGAAAAAGCTCCCCTTTTTTCTCtttctatttttgttgtttaatgaaATGAGGCGTGTGAGAGAGATGACAGGAAAATgtccaacgtggcaagttaattGGCCACGTTAGTTAGTTAACTACCACATTACTTATTTTGTTAATCTGCAACGAAAAATGCTAATGAGcgattattttgttatttttctaaaatttcgtaattgaattaaaaattgagtgattgttttgttattttttcaaaGTTGTATGATTATTAgcgtagtttacccaaaaattgaagtattaaaataaaaaactattttaaattgGGAAAACGATTAAAATTCACATTTCATCAAACCATAAATTCAAATCAGACGGTAATTATAAATCTCGTTTTTCAAAATTATATGTCTATgcatagataaataaataaataaatacaagagagggagaaaagagagaagaaaagaaatcGGAAAAGAAACACAAAAGAGTGGACTGATAAGAGATACAGAGGCAGAGCAACAACAGCAACACCAAGCCTCCTCCTGCCTCAATTTCAGattcattacataaatatatatattaaagcaaTAATTTAGACAAGAAAATATACCccaagtttttcttttatttttctctggGATGATTGTGTTTTCATTGTaagatttcttcttcttcttcttcttcttccctttttaTGTAATATTCTCAGTTTTttcgttctttctttcttttacctGGTAATTGATATCTATTTTTATGTTGATTTTCAGGACCTTTTTGAGAAAAATTTAGTGTACTTGTTTAGATCTTTAAGGTCAGACAACAAATTCCTCTCGAagttcaaattttcaacataaaatATGTACTTTGTAAAGAGCATATCTTCATCTCTGATGACTCTTCTCTATCTTGGTTGAACAAAAGCAGCAAAACCcagaatttattttcattttccttttttttttcacacCATAAACTGCCGTAATAGTTTTTTCCCCCAAAATccgttttattttacttaattcatTCTCTTGAACAAAAATTCCATCTGGGGTCTTTCAgaatttcttcctttttcttcaactttgatatttttcttcttcttttttgataTGGAAGTTGAAACTTGTTTTGCTTTTGTTTATAGCAGGGATGGAGAAAGATGAGAGGAGCCAAAGAACATGCAAAAAAATAGATTCAGAGCTGTTTTTACAGTGGGGAAACAGAAAAAGGCTAAGATGTGTGAGAGTTAAAGACTCTCAAAATACATCTCATAAATCCAATGCCACAACCCGTAGAAGATTCAATTCCTCTACTTTTTCTCATTCCAATTATCGTCCCACTAGGTAAGAAGACcagcttttcttcttcttttctgttcttttcttttcttttctttttttcttgtggGCGGGGGGCttttaaaaaatcaatcaattttctTGGCACCTTTTGTTGGTTTGGGATTATTAGATTGtctgcttttttttttacatCCTTTTTTTTTTACCCTTTTGTTTGATTTCTGGGAAACTGTTGGGTTGGGAGGAGAAAAGCTTGAATTTTGTGTTAGTTTCTTTTATCCAAATTTGCTGCGAATGGCTATGGAATCTCAGCTAGCCTCCTAGTGCGTGGAAGGAATTTTCGGAGAAAATGAGGTTGGAAACGTTGTTTTCCCTTTTACTCTGTTTGGTTACAGGGAAAATAGAGAAGGGAAGTTTGAATTTGTTTGTTTCAATGACTACTATATTTTTAGTCCCTTAGCAGACCTAACGTTGGTGTTTTGAAATTCCCAAGTAAAACTTTTATAATGAATTAGCAAGCTAGCACCAACTTGTGAAATTGACTCTCATTGTTTGTTTGATTGTAGTTCTGAGGCATCTATACTCCAGTCGACTATGACTGAGCACCAGAAAACTTTGTCACTGGAGAAGGAAGATCGGTACTACACAACAAGGGGATCAGCGGTGAGTTTAATTGATGAGAATGGGAAGGTAGTAGTGGATAGTAGCAGTAATGGAGATGATAAAAAAAGGGTAGTGTGGCCGAAGCTGTAAATGACATTGTCAAgcaaagaaaaagaggaggaTTTTATGGCAATGAAAGGGTGTAAACCTCCTCAAAGACCTAGAAAGAGAGCCAAGATCATTCAAAGGAGCTTACTTGTAAGTAACATCGATGAATTTATTCCAAATTTCCAATAATTTAACTATTGAATCATATGTCGTTTTTGAATGTGAGAATTGTCATAGCCAACAATCGATTGGATCCTTTATTTTGGTTGAGGTACCCGTGTCTAACCCATATTTGGACATAGGTACGAGGATATGACCCTCCAAGGAttctccaaatacatggaaaaactctGAAAATATTGAACACTCATAGTCTGAGTAACATAGAGTAAATTGGTTTTGGGTTGTTTCTTTTGCAAATTGGGTTTACTTATGTGGTGAATGGCAGTTGGTGAGCCCTGGTGCATGGTTGACTGATATGTGCCAAGAGAGGTATGAAGTAAGGGAAAAGAAGAGTTATAAGAAGGTACATGATTCACTCTcttcttatatttttttcttcagCTTTCAATATATTCTCATTTTTCTTCAAGTACCTGTGTCTGTAATATGGGTTtatatgaaaaatttagaaaaaattgaGCATGTCCGTACCCATATCTGACAGTTACCAAAGTCTGAGTGATATAGTTTCATTGTGTTTTTGTATGTGTATTGGGATAATGCAGAGACCAAGAGGATTGAAGGCCATGGGGAGTATGGAAAGTTATTCAGATTGAGAGACCTTTGGAGGAGCTATTTTCTCTTCTTAATTTTATGGAAACTTTTGCCGTTAATGGAAGAGAAAAATGACAAACAATATCTGCCAGATTTGTTGTATACAagttgaaattttcatttttataaatgAAAATACCTAAATCATCAAATTCATAGTGTGATTTTGGTAACCATGAGTTGCAATCAACCTATGTTATTTCAATTCCCAACTGGAATATCATATCTGAATTGAACTAATATCAGACACGACCACTTTATCCAAATTCACCTGGCAAAAAAGGATAAGGTAATCAACTCTAAATCTAAAAGATGCTTTGTTTTGGGACCCTTTCTCATGGTTCTTAAAAATAACGAGGTAACATTCAGGTTATTACATTGGGATATTAAAATTAGTGATTCAAGCCCAGTATTGACAGATGACAAATCAACAAGACCCACTTATAAATAATTAGACTTCTAAATTAGTATccataaatctaaaataaaaacataaatttttaattggtaaAACAAACTTTGGGGGGTGACAAACTAATAGTTTTAAGTCTGGAGTTGAATTCAACAACTTGGGGTTTGACTAACGGGGTAATTAATGATGCACAAAAGAACTTAAGAATCAAATAAACGAAGAATACAACGAATTTCATTGATTAATGCCTTCTTACATGGTATTTACCTCTACTTCTGCATAAAAGCCAATATTAACAATTTGTTGTAAAACTAAATCCTAAACTGTATATCTGTATTTGGTTCTTAAGGCTACTTGTGCACTATATTTCAAGAGACGGTAGTAATCTAATTACCTTTGTCAATGCTTTGAAAGATTTTGGGGGCAATCAAGAACGGAGTGGCTTAATGTTTCTAGACCGATTGTAAGTCAAAAACTGATGCGGTAGCTCTTCCAGTAGAGCCTGAACAGCAGAAATCTGCCCGCCTGTAAAAACATCCTCATTTGATTAGTCTAAATCAACAAATTGTTCAACATCAAAAGTAGAAAATGGGTTTCGGGTTTGGTAATCGCCATTTCCAATTTTCTTAGGGTTGGCAAAGATACAAATGAGAAAAGAGTCGTTAATCATCTGTTTAGCCTATACAAGTGCTTGCCAATTATATCAACAGCCAAGCCAagtctaccactaatttaaggtCTCCAAAATTGTTTCACTGTTGCTCTGACTTTCTCTAAATACATTCAAAGTTTGGGGTACGTAATCATTCTTTGCTtaaagtaaaaatcattaagGTTAGGACAAAAGGTTTGATAAAATGGAAAAGCTTGGTGATGTAGAACATGACTTACTATGCACTTCTCGCATGGGAACAAATTGTACAATGTCTCGTGTAGCGACCCGACCTGTTGAACTCTCCAATCGACGTCCATCATCAGCATCCAGAACCTACAAAATAATAACACCAGAAAACCTTTTTCTTATCATCATTTACAAGCAAGTACAGCACTCTATCTAGAAACGCAAAAATTGACAATTCAACTATCCCAGATTGTTCTGGAATACAATGGCATACCTCCATTTGTTTAAAGTCTGCATTCCCCACTCCAACTATAAGAATGGATAGAGGTAGATCGGATGCCCTAACCAAAGCATCCATTGTTTCTTGTATATCTGTCAGAACCCCGTCCTACATAAGACCACATACCTTTATAAGTTAAGGCAAAGATTAACAATTCTTAAACTGCTACATAGACGTAATAGTTCATTTTTACCGTTATAATGAGCAGCACAAAATATTTGGCAATGTCATTTGAGGTAGCCGCCAATTGTGCAGCCGTGTTGATTACAGGGCCGAACAAAGTAGGTCCAGCCAGAGTGACAGTGTGCAGAGCATTAGCATAAGCAGCCATGATGCCTTGAACACCTTCGACCTTTTATAGGAAGTAAATTAACTAGTCTTAGAAGAAAGTGTGCAGCTTTCCAGGTGAAGGATTATGGTGAAAACAACAAACGTGCCTTCTCTTACCTCATAGGCATTTGTATCGTTCAAGTTAAAGCAATGGGATAAAGTGCCACCATATCTCCCTCCAAAGCCCCAAGCTGGAAATCTGCTATCAGAATCATAAATTTGTATGACCTCCCCAACCTCTATTATAGCCTGTTAATGATATCATTATTAAGTTACCCCCATTCTAGAGAACTCAAACAATGTAAATCTCAATAAATAGTTGAACAAAACGAATACACTTTGTTTTATGCAAACGTAATGCATATGTGCTGATCTCATTCTATCCCATGGAGAACATTTCTACTCTAAATAGCAATGCATTATTAAGAGCTACCCCAGACTTACTTTCTGGTAAGAATTCAATCGTCCTGAAGGATCAATGTAGTGCAAGGAATCTTGATTTCGAGGAGTCCCATTTGAAGCTGGACAAGTCAAATATGTAAATTTGTACCAGAACATAACATCAGAAATAGGGAAAACAAAAATTCCTAGAACAAGCATATCAAAGAGCACAAAATTTATTTACCTGTAAAGTCAATGGCAACCATAAAATTTAGCTCAAATCCACTAGAAATGTAGTCAAGGAAACTGAATTGCTCTTTCCCAATAAATTGATCTACAAAGAGCTGGCCCTTGAGAACCTGTAAGCCAAAGGTATGTTTAACAACATCTACATATTTCTGGTAAAAATATTGATGCCAAGCATGGTGATCACCTTTTCCTGACCACGATGAGTTGGGAAAACCAGATTTGCACCACTTCTGTCTTTGTGAAGTTTTTCCAACTCAGAAACTGATTTATGAAGTTGGCTGATTAAGTTAATAAATAAGTCCAAAGTCAGCCAGGCAACAACAATTTTAACTGGTAAAAGCAACGGTGAATAAGACCAACCAATGCAGAggccaaaatataaaaaaagttaccCAATAAGTACATGATTGCCATTACTGTTGAAATCGAAACACTCAATACGTAATGGGTTATCCTGTAATCAACATAGAACATAGAATCATAACTATGTTTCCCAAAATCTTATAAACTTTTAAGATATTATCGCAGGAGCCTTAAAGAAATTGCAATCTTGCCTTGCTTCCAAACTGTTGCATGCTTAGATATAATGGTCTCCAAACTGGATTTAAATTGTTGTTTATCACCCCTGTCTTGCATATTGGTACATATTTTCCACTTTCAGTTAGTCTTGATATTCTCAAGAAAGGATCCTATAGCCAGTAAGAGTATGGAAGTTAGAAAACATAGATGCACATGCACAACCAAACTAGTTGCATCAGAGTACATACACTTTTAGAAAACATGTCCTTGTTGTCTAACTGAGAACAACGCAATTTCATCTCCACAGCCATTCTGGATAAACAAGATTCTTCAGCATGGACAGTCAGTGTCCCAAAGTTTTTGGAACCTCCTGGACCGTTTTTTCCACGGAGATTGAGAGTTAAAGATCGATTTCTTTTGGTCACTATCTGCCAAGCAAAAAGTGAATAACACATGTTACCAGTAAGAAAGATTTAACAAATCATTCTAAAAGGTTCTCTAAGCCACATCTTCTGGAAAACTAGCAGTGACAAGCAAATTCTATTTACAACAGGAGGGAAATGCAATGTTTTTTAGTTGCCATGATGAAAATACTGAGCAGGTTTTTCAATAACTTCACTTGAAAGACAGTAGATGCAGATGTAATAATTCTAAACAGTACTTCCCTAGTTCATAATaaagaattatatattaaaatccAAGAAATGGATACAAGACAACTCACCTCAGACAGAACACAAGTGGCTTCTCCCAAAAAATCCTGCTCATTCAACTTTAGTGCCTACAAATCAACATGATAGAAGTTGAATAATATAGTTCAGCCAATACTTTCAGCACATTCCTCGCCAAACTTGGGAACATGGCTCCAAGGAACCATAAAAGCAGACAGATAATGACATTAATCTGAAATATTTATCCTTTATGAGatttctttcaaagttttccTCCCTGATTCAATCCTGACCTTTCTGTTTTCTCTGAGAATCCAAGTTGAGTGAATAAATGTTTAATTGCTTTAAATTGCAGACCTATTTCTATGATCATCCATTCCATTTATACAATATTTGAATTCCCATTTAGCGCAATCAGCACAAAAATTCTATAATGGGaattcaactattattcaaccaaaataatGCTAGATTCTATACAGTGCCACTTCAATTAGTGTCAAAAAAAGCAGTGGTACTTGTCATACTATAAATTCCACATgccgaaagaaaagaaaaacaacaacaaaaaattcTCAAAACCAAAGAATTTTTATGAAACAACTGTCCTTTCACAAGTTGGAAACTTTTGGTCCAGTAGTAAAAGTCGTAAAAGTCCagtaataaaatttgtaaaacacTTCCTACATTTAAGCTATGATGCTGCGACCGTGTCCAGCTAGATATGAGGTATGACCCTCCAAATACATGGGAGGCTTAGAAAAAAGGGAGCATGCCTATGTCAGACACATACCCATATCTACCAAATTCATGCCTGAGTTTGAGTAACATAGCATCTCAGCCTCAAACTCATTGGCAATTATTGTTTTATGATGGTCTATTATTTAGGCTCCTCAAGTATTAGGTGttatatgaatcaaattataaaattcattcaAAGGAGTTTCATTTAACAAATATAAGGAGGAGGTTATCTAGCGCAATGAAAACTTCAAACATTATGATTGGTAAAGAAGCCATAGTAATCTGACATTGTCTACTGATATCTCTGCAGAACTTGTCAATTTCATACATTAAATTTGGACTTGAAACAAcagacttgaaaaaaaaaaaggacttttgacatacCTTCACAGACATGTTGTGATACTTGGTATCCACATCATATACATGAAAACTGGAGCAGGAGGAAAGAGAGGAACATGAATCTCAAAATCCACACACAGAGACACACAAAACTACGATGtatcttttgtttttctcttttttttttttgggcgGGGGGGGCGCGGGGGAGAGGGAGGGCGATGGAGAACTCTGAAAGATGGATACTCTTAAGAAAAGATGTGAAGCTTACACCAAATTTTGAACAATCTCAAACTGATAAGAAACATTAATCTTCTCAATCCAAGTAGGATTCAAACAGTTGAGTACGACTTCAGTACGACCAAGCTCCTCTAGTGTGCCATCCATTTTCTTTACATACAGAACTGCCATAGGATCACTCTACAAGAAAACAAGAGCATTGCAATTTTGAAAGTCAACTTTTACTATGAGAAGCAAATCTTACTTGCAATGAAGGACCTGAATTTTCAGGTACTTCCTATGATGCACAACATGTTATATACCTCTTATTTTCAGACGTTAAACATCAATGAGTTACGTAGTTCATGTCATAAGTTTCTAATATTTTTCACTAGGAAATAATAAAGGCACTTGCCACAAAATGAAGGAAGATGTATCAAGAATCTTACCTTTGATATGATGTCAAGATTGCGCAAGTTTGATGCTGACAGAGATAACTGCAATGCacatttgaaaaacataaaagCACCATAAGTGGCAGTGTTTTCGCATTATAACATTAATATGAACTATCCACTGCATCCAAAATTGTAATTGgatataataatttattctaCTATCCCAACAGCATCCATGAATCGTGTCCTTGCAACATTAAGATGCTTGGAAACAACTAATCACCCTTCATTAGGAAAACGGTAGGCTCATGATAGAGAACATAGAGCGCCAACATATACTCTTAGAGGAACATGAcaattttaatattcaatcacATTGAGCATGACCACAATCTCCCCAAATAATTTATATACCATTTTAAGTGCGTCTGGCCATGACAGTGACAGACCGTCACCAGAATAATACTTGGTTTCTAAGCATGAGATATGAATAGTCGATAGCTTGATGCATTCATTATAATAATCAGTATGTATTATTCCAGTAAAGAACGGTGAAATGTGCTATTGCTAAGAAGGGTCCAAATGGTTGTCCCCTGGTAGGCCCAAGCTAATAAAACATTCACATCAGCGAATGTGGTCCTATGTGCcccagcaaaataaaaaataatatagtcATCCAGGGAATATAAACAAGGATAATAAAAACCACGTATAATGCCAAGCCCTTGCATATGAACAAACATTTATTTGATAAAGAATAAACCAATGATTAGGAACTTGTGTTTCCCGACTATTTGTACAAGAATCTAGAAAAGAGAATCTTGCACTGTTTCAACCAGGAAAACAATGATTAGGCCTTAAGTTCTAAAGTGGGTCGGTATAATT carries:
- the LOC107945996 gene encoding protein BONZAI 3, which translates into the protein MGGCVSGDLKGGKQAIGGVHGRPTMNNDAGYNEAIERFFRDRGQSPLFTPVELSLSASNLRNLDIISKSDPMAVLYVKKMDGTLEELGRTEVVLNCLNPTWIEKINVSYQFEIVQNLVFHVYDVDTKYHNMSVKALKLNEQDFLGEATCVLSEIVTKRNRSLTLNLRGKNGPGGSKNFGTLTVHAEESCLSRMAVEMKLRCSQLDNKDMFSKSDPFLRISRLTESGKYVPICKTGVINNNLNPVWRPLYLSMQQFGSKDNPLRIECFDFNSNGNHVLIGQLHKSVSELEKLHKDRSGANLVFPTHRGQEKVLKGQLFVDQFIGKEQFSFLDYISSGFELNFMVAIDFTASNGTPRNQDSLHYIDPSGRLNSYQKAIIEVGEVIQIYDSDSRFPAWGFGGRYGGTLSHCFNLNDTNAYEVEGVQGIMAAYANALHTVTLAGPTLFGPVINTAAQLAATSNDIAKYFVLLIITDGVLTDIQETMDALVRASDLPLSILIVGVGNADFKQMEVLDADDGRRLESSTGRVATRDIVQFVPMREVHSGQISAVQALLEELPHQFLTYNRSRNIKPLRS